A genome region from Oryzias melastigma strain HK-1 linkage group LG12, ASM292280v2, whole genome shotgun sequence includes the following:
- the ccng2 gene encoding cyclin-G2: MDAVKLMKELKVNYEQEASYLPKETGLSLIESTEQGDSRISAKCRDAKVEDLWSLTSFFDYSTQTFVLAVNLLDRFLAMMRIQPKHLSCISLSCLHMAAKVTEEECNLTPTDELIRIGQCRFTVSDLSRMEKIVAEKLNFKSKAITALTFLHLYHQITASYCSDRKETLSLEKLEAQLKACLCRISFSKAKPSVLALSLLKQEVEAIRSEDMLEITYHIQRHLKIADGELLLWSERVARCLSEYASPECSKPNHRKLQWIVSRRTAQNLHSHRTVPELPTIPEGCWDESESEDSGEDMMSSGEESLSSSLGSDAEGPYFPLHLHRQKAQQYLHA, from the exons ATGGATGCTGTCAAACTGATGAAAGAGCTGAAGGTGAACTATGAGCAGGAGGCTTCCTATCTTCCTAAAGAGACTGGACTGAGTCTCATTGAATCCACAGAGCAG GGTGACAGCAGGATCTCAGCCAAGTGTAGAGATGCCAAAGTGGAGGATCTCTGGAGTCTGACGAGCTTCTTTGATTACAGCACACAGACTTTTGTTCTGGCTGTTAACCTGCTGGACAGATTCCTGGCTATGATGAGG ATCCAGCCGAAGCACCTGTCCTGCATCAGCCTCAGCTGCCTCCACATGGCTGCCAAGGTGACAGAGGAGGAGTGCAACCTCACACCTACGGACGAGCTCATCCGCATCGGACAGTGCAGGTTCACCGTGTCCGACCTGAGCCGCATGGAGAAGATCGTAGCAGAGAAGCTCAACTTCAAGTCCAAAGCCATCACTGCCTTAACTTTCCTGCACCTGTACCACCAGATCACAGCTTCCTACTGCAGTGACAG GAAGGAGACTCTGAGTCTGGAGAAGCTGGAGGCTCAACTCAAAGCCTGTCTGTGCAGAATCTCCTTCTCCAAAGCTAAG CCGTCTGTCCTGGCCCTGTCCCTGCTGAAGCAGGAGGTTGAAGCCATCCGGTCAGAGGACATGCTGGAGATCACCTATCACATCCAGAGACACCTGAAG ATTGCAGATGGCGAGCTGCTGCTGTGGAGCGAGCGAGTGGCCCGGTGCCTGTCGGAGTACGCCTCCCCTGAGTGCAGCAAACCCAACCACAGGAAGCTGCAGTGGATCGTGTCGCGGCGGACCGCCCAGAACCTGCACAGCCACCGCACGGTGCCGGAGCTGCCCACCATTCCAGAGGGCTGCTGGGACGAGAGCGAGAG CGAGGACTCGGGCGAGGACATGATGAGCTCAGGGGAGGAGTCTCTCAGCAGCTCTCTGGGCAGCGACGCCGAGGGACCCTACTTCCCGCTTCACCTCCACCGCCAGAAGGCCCAGCAGTACCTCCACGCCTGA